A single region of the Desulfobaculum xiamenense genome encodes:
- a CDS encoding HD-GYP domain-containing protein produces the protein MKNTCPVAGCPGIACAAHDKGTCDLATCLDLRLSGHDLAQALGNAVDAKDHSTHTHSEEVAAVSRILARELGMSSDEIETIHIAGHLHDIGKIGIPDDILRKPGPLTPEEWLVIKRHPTIGADIVQPIRGLAPRNGIAGIIRHHHERWDGSGYPRGLAGHAIPVGARVIAVADSLSAMLQHRPYCRPKTFEQALADIRRLCGVHYDPEIVAAMDRGRGNIAMTFSTMRRTHVAPRIHIHGLAPKTNHFHTEHAS, from the coding sequence CGCCTGCGCCGCCCATGATAAGGGCACCTGCGATCTGGCCACCTGCCTCGATCTCAGGCTCTCGGGGCATGACCTCGCACAAGCGCTCGGCAACGCCGTTGACGCCAAGGACCACTCCACCCACACCCATTCGGAAGAGGTCGCCGCCGTCAGCCGCATCCTCGCCCGCGAACTGGGCATGAGCTCCGACGAGATCGAGACCATCCACATCGCCGGACACCTGCACGACATCGGCAAGATCGGCATCCCGGACGACATCCTGCGCAAGCCCGGGCCGCTGACGCCCGAGGAATGGCTTGTGATCAAGCGCCACCCCACCATCGGCGCGGACATCGTCCAGCCCATCAGAGGCCTCGCCCCGCGAAACGGCATCGCGGGCATCATCCGCCACCACCACGAGCGGTGGGACGGTTCCGGCTATCCCCGCGGACTGGCCGGGCACGCCATCCCCGTGGGCGCACGGGTCATCGCCGTGGCGGACAGCCTTTCGGCCATGCTCCAACATCGCCCCTACTGCCGTCCCAAGACCTTCGAGCAGGCGCTGGCGGACATTCGCCGCCTCTGCGGAGTGCACTACGACCCGGAAATCGTCGCAGCCATGGACCGCGGCCGCGGCAACATCGCCATGACCTTCTCGACCATGCGCCGCACGCACGTAGCGCCGCGCATCCACATTCACGGCCTTGCGCCCAAAACCAACCATTTCCACACGGAGCACGCATCATGA
- the cobU gene encoding bifunctional adenosylcobinamide kinase/adenosylcobinamide-phosphate guanylyltransferase produces the protein MTRKIFVTGGCRSGKSAYAQRFAEAAGPRRAYLATSQALDDEMRERIRIHQDSRGEGWRTVEEPLAVAETLAAAATEADVVLLDCITLWITNCLMADMDDAKILARADELADAIAAAPCAVAVVSNEVGSGIVPDNALARRFRDLAGAVNQRMATQADTVILCVSGIPLAVKGSLPL, from the coding sequence ATGACACGCAAGATATTTGTCACCGGCGGCTGCCGCAGCGGCAAGAGCGCCTACGCCCAGCGCTTCGCCGAGGCCGCCGGACCGCGACGCGCCTACCTCGCCACCTCGCAGGCGCTGGACGACGAGATGCGCGAACGCATCCGCATCCATCAGGACAGCCGAGGCGAGGGATGGCGCACCGTGGAGGAACCCCTCGCCGTGGCCGAGACGCTCGCCGCAGCCGCCACCGAGGCCGACGTGGTGCTTCTGGACTGCATCACCCTGTGGATCACCAACTGCCTCATGGCGGACATGGACGACGCGAAAATCCTCGCCCGCGCCGACGAGCTGGCCGATGCCATCGCCGCCGCCCCCTGCGCCGTGGCCGTGGTATCCAACGAAGTGGGCAGCGGCATCGTACCCGACAACGCCCTCGCCCGCCGCTTCCGCGACCTCGCCGGTGCCGTAAACCAGCGCATGGCCACACAGGCAGACACGGTGATCCTCTGCGTCAGCGGCATCCCGCTGGCCGTGAAGGGCAGCCTGCCGCTCTAG
- a CDS encoding GGDEF domain-containing protein: protein MRTILAILVLVNYACAGLMVLTVKVSAKRFDGVKYFLANFVLLSAGITLALFRPLIPQLFSIILANACMFAGIVAVAFGAGRFTGRDILRSPYCVYSAVFLVAYSYFTYAVPDIRVRTMLFSGMVLPIFCHIAFVFLRPSDGGHHRHCMFAGITYVLFSILYMFRFYCAFVGDDIPEYFSAHSPDAVINILTIILTIFLMYSIQHMIGRRLLAELEYFMDVQSDMLVEMKDMAIRDHLTGIYNRRKIEETLKREREQFERYGNPLSLILCDIDTFKAINDTFGHDVGDKVIVHITGLIAGHKRDADRIGRWGGEEFIIVSPQTTLEQATMMAERFRSIVESNQPECVGGERPVTISLGVAQFSSGMSVEDFVKCADEALYGAKQHGRNRVEVSPCAHG, encoded by the coding sequence ATGAGGACCATCCTCGCCATTCTTGTTCTCGTCAATTACGCCTGCGCGGGCCTGATGGTGCTGACGGTCAAGGTCAGCGCAAAGCGCTTTGACGGCGTGAAATACTTCCTGGCCAATTTCGTGCTGCTTTCGGCGGGGATCACTCTCGCCCTGTTTCGCCCCCTCATCCCGCAACTGTTTTCCATCATTCTCGCGAACGCCTGCATGTTCGCGGGCATCGTCGCCGTCGCCTTCGGTGCCGGGAGATTCACGGGGCGCGACATTCTGCGCTCGCCGTATTGCGTCTATTCGGCGGTCTTTCTGGTCGCCTATTCGTACTTCACCTATGCTGTGCCGGATATCCGTGTGCGGACTATGCTGTTTTCAGGTATGGTCCTGCCGATCTTCTGCCACATCGCTTTCGTCTTTCTCCGGCCTTCGGATGGCGGACACCACAGGCATTGCATGTTCGCAGGGATCACGTACGTGCTGTTTTCCATTCTCTACATGTTCCGATTCTATTGCGCCTTTGTCGGCGACGACATCCCGGAATACTTCTCCGCGCATTCGCCGGATGCGGTCATCAACATCCTGACCATCATCTTGACTATTTTCCTCATGTATTCCATCCAGCACATGATAGGGCGCAGGCTTTTGGCCGAGCTTGAGTATTTCATGGACGTTCAGTCCGACATGCTGGTGGAAATGAAGGATATGGCGATCAGGGACCATCTGACGGGGATATATAACCGACGCAAGATCGAGGAGACGCTCAAGCGCGAGAGGGAACAGTTCGAGCGGTACGGGAATCCGCTCAGCCTGATTCTGTGCGACATCGACACCTTCAAGGCCATCAACGACACATTCGGGCATGACGTCGGCGACAAGGTGATCGTCCATATCACCGGACTCATCGCAGGGCACAAGCGGGACGCGGACCGGATCGGGCGCTGGGGCGGCGAGGAGTTCATCATCGTCTCCCCGCAGACCACCCTCGAACAGGCAACCATGATGGCGGAGCGGTTTCGGTCGATCGTCGAGTCGAACCAGCCCGAATGCGTCGGGGGCGAGCGGCCGGTCACCATCAGTCTTGGTGTCGCGCAATTTTCGTCTGGAATGTCCGTCGAGGATTTCGTCAAATGTGCGGACGAGGCCCTGTATGGAGCAAAGCAGCATGGCCGGAACCGGGTCGAGGTCTCGCCATGCGCGCATGGTTGA